One region of Bubalus bubalis isolate 160015118507 breed Murrah chromosome 15, NDDB_SH_1, whole genome shotgun sequence genomic DNA includes:
- the TNFRSF11B gene encoding tumor necrosis factor receptor superfamily member 11B — protein MNKLLCCALVFLDISIKWTTQETFPPKYLHYDPESSRQLMCDKCPPGTFLKQPCTTRRKTVCAPCPDHYYTDTWHTSDECLYCSPVCKELQYVKQECSRTHNRVCECEEGRYLELEFCLKHRSCPPGFGVLHPGTPERNTVCKRCPDGFFSNETSSKAPCRKHTNCSAFGLLLTQKGNATHDNICSGSSESSTHKCGIDMTLCEEAFFRFAVPTKLTPNWLSVLVDNLPGTKVNAESVERIKQRHNSREQTFQLLKLWKHQNKDQDMVKKIIQDIDLCENSVRRHIGHLNLTFEQLLKLMESLPGKKVTTEDVEKTVKTCKSSEQLLKLLSLWRIKNGDQDTRKGLLHALKHLKTYHFPKTVIQSLKKTIRFLHSFTMYRLYRKLFLDMIGNQVQSLKISCL, from the exons TTCCTAGACATCTCCATTAAATGGACCACCCAGGAAACCTTTCCTCCAAAGTACCTTCATTATGACCCTGAGAGCTCTCGTCAGCTGATGTGTGACAAATGTCCTCCTGGCACCTTCCTGAAACAGCCGTGCACGACAAGGCGGAAGACCGTGTGTGCCCCTTGTCCCGACCACTACTACACGGACACCTGGCACACCAGTGACGAGTGTCTGTACTGCAGCCCAGTGTGCAAGGAACTGCAGTACGTCAAGCAGGAGTGCAGTCGCACCCATAACCGCGTGTGTGAATGTGAGGAGGGGCGCTATCTGGAGCTGGAGTTCTGCTTGAAGCACAGGAGCTGTCCCCCTGGGTTTGGAGTGCTACACCCGG GAACCCCGGAGCGAAATACAGTTTGCAAAAGATGTCCAGATGGGTTCTTCTCGAATGAGACATCATCCAAAGCGCCCTGTAGAAAACACACGAACTGCAGTGCATTTGGGCTCCTTCTAACTCAGAAAGGAAACGCAACACATGACAATATATGTTCTGGTAGCAGCGAATCATCGACTCACAAATGCGGAATAG ACATGACCCTGTGTGAGGAGGCGTTCTTCAGGTTTGCTGTTCCTACAAAGCTTACCCCGAACTGGCTCAGTGTTCTGGTAGACAATCTGCCTGGCACCAAAGTAAATGCAGAGAGCGTAGAGAGGATAAAACAGCGACACAACTCACGAGAACAGACTTTCCAGCTGCTGAAGTTATGGAAGCATCAAAACAAAGACCAAGATATGGTCAAGAAGATCATCCAAG ACATCGACCTCTGTGAAAACAGCGTGCGGAGGCACATTGGACACCTGAACCTCACCTTTGAGCAGCTTCTAAAGTTGATGGAAAGCTTGCCGGGGAAGAAAGTGACGACCGAAGACGTTGAGAAAACAGTGAAGACATGCAAATCAAGTGAGCAACTCCTGAAGCTGCTCAGCCTGTGGAGGATAAAAAATGGCGACCAGGACACGCGGAAGGGCCTGCTGCACGCCCTAAAGCACTTGAAGACGTACCACTTCCCCAAGACTGTCATTCAGAGTCTCAAGAAGACCATCCGGTTCCTTCACAGCTTCACCATGTACAGGTTATATCGGAAGCTGTTTTTAGACATGATAGGAAACCAGGTCCAGTCATTAAAGATAAGCTGCTTATAA